In Stutzerimonas stutzeri, a genomic segment contains:
- a CDS encoding FecCD family ABC transporter permease: MNTITPSPLQAPPGHWLVRIGGFRLLVQRRGLLVGLGLTVALAVALLWLMAAGTALTPWQALQASLGNGRAALGAAGCLLQTLARNRLATPGVIGIDDGATALPTSLAPPMLALSGATTAAVLTFALAMGAGGRGYNLLLARADIDAANAAYPWTVGSLNARPAQSVWLLAIGVVVGLPLAKLLGHPLASMRFSDNVATGLGIHLSRMRVASLALTVWLTALAVAVVGPVGLTALVAPETARYLCRQQGVPILNSALAGALLMLIADWAGRTLLAPVEIPVGIIMAIIGGPYLLWILLRQSSRTLS, from the coding sequence ATGAACACCATCACCCCCTCCCCGCTACAAGCGCCACCCGGGCACTGGCTGGTGCGTATCGGTGGTTTCCGTCTGCTGGTGCAGCGCCGCGGCTTGCTGGTCGGGCTTGGCCTGACGGTAGCGCTCGCGGTCGCGCTGCTCTGGCTGATGGCCGCCGGCACCGCGCTGACGCCCTGGCAGGCCTTGCAGGCTTCGCTGGGCAATGGGCGCGCGGCGCTGGGGGCTGCCGGCTGCCTGTTGCAGACGCTGGCGCGCAACCGCCTGGCGACGCCCGGGGTGATCGGCATCGATGACGGGGCGACCGCCTTGCCAACCAGCCTGGCGCCACCGATGCTGGCGCTGTCCGGCGCTACCACTGCGGCGGTGCTGACCTTCGCCCTGGCCATGGGCGCCGGCGGGCGGGGCTATAACCTGCTGCTGGCGCGCGCCGACATCGATGCGGCCAACGCCGCCTATCCATGGACGGTCGGCAGCCTCAATGCACGGCCGGCGCAATCGGTCTGGCTGCTCGCGATCGGCGTCGTCGTCGGCTTGCCCCTGGCCAAGCTGCTGGGTCACCCGCTGGCCTCGATGCGCTTTTCCGACAATGTCGCCACCGGCCTCGGCATCCATCTGTCTCGCATGCGCGTAGCAAGCCTGGCGCTGACCGTCTGGCTCACCGCGCTGGCCGTGGCAGTCGTCGGCCCGGTCGGGCTGACCGCCCTGGTCGCGCCTGAGACGGCGCGCTATCTGTGTCGCCAGCAGGGCGTGCCGATCCTGAATTCGGCGCTGGCCGGTGCCCTGCTGATGCTGATCGCCGATTGGGCCGGGCGCACGCTGCTCGCGCCAGTGGAGATCCCAGTGGGCATCATCATGGCGATCATCGGCGGCCCTTACCTGCTGTGGATCCTCCTACGCCAATCTTCCCGGACGCTGTCATGA
- a CDS encoding ABC transporter substrate-binding protein gives MPHLKPFRQLAALVLGVLLSTTVLAETRTIDSAYGPVQLEGHPQRVVALGDNALDAALSLGLQPVGTLASRGGSDVPDYLKAKAGDIALVGTVREPNLEAVLSLQPDLILASTELPRAQYDKLSLIAPTIVPKGGSFQDWRTLFGVYAQALGEAAKADERIGEIDARVVALRKQLPADQQVSVVRWNPQGPFLMSSRLFVGQLLEALGFKPNTLATETERPHTDILSLENLGKADGDWIFLATLNPDGSKALDEAREQPAFKRLEAVKNDHVVSVDGQIWSSSSGYLAAQHVLDDVERALAD, from the coding sequence ATGCCGCATCTCAAACCGTTCCGCCAGCTGGCCGCGCTGGTCCTCGGCGTCCTGCTCAGCACAACGGTGTTGGCCGAAACACGCACCATTGACAGCGCCTACGGGCCGGTCCAGCTCGAGGGCCACCCGCAGCGCGTCGTGGCGCTCGGCGACAACGCGCTCGATGCAGCCCTGTCGCTCGGCCTGCAACCGGTCGGTACGCTGGCCAGCCGCGGCGGCAGCGACGTGCCCGACTACCTCAAGGCCAAGGCTGGCGACATCGCCCTGGTCGGTACCGTCCGCGAGCCGAACCTTGAGGCCGTGCTGAGCCTGCAGCCGGACCTGATTCTTGCGTCCACCGAACTGCCGCGCGCGCAGTACGACAAGCTCAGCCTGATCGCACCGACCATCGTGCCCAAGGGCGGCTCGTTCCAGGACTGGCGCACGCTGTTCGGCGTCTATGCGCAGGCGCTCGGCGAGGCGGCAAAGGCCGATGAGCGCATCGGCGAGATCGATGCGCGCGTGGTCGCCCTGCGCAAGCAGCTGCCGGCCGACCAGCAGGTCAGCGTGGTGCGCTGGAACCCGCAAGGCCCGTTCCTGATGTCCAGCCGGCTATTCGTCGGCCAGCTGCTCGAGGCGCTCGGCTTCAAACCCAACACCCTGGCGACCGAAACCGAACGCCCGCACACCGACATCCTCAGCCTGGAAAACCTCGGCAAGGCCGACGGCGACTGGATATTCCTCGCCACGCTGAACCCCGACGGGAGCAAGGCGCTGGACGAGGCACGCGAGCAACCGGCGTTCAAGCGCCTCGAGGCGGTCAAGAACGACCACGTGGTCAGCGTCGACGGGCAGATCTGGAGCAGCAGCTCCGGCTATCTGGCCGCACAGCACGTGCTCGACGACGTGGAGCGAGCCCTGGCTGACTGA